Sequence from the Argentina anserina chromosome 7, drPotAnse1.1, whole genome shotgun sequence genome:
cggacgtcgaacgcgaaagttattaacgacggaagttagtttctgatttggaaaaagagtataaaaggaaaaattgtgggattagggtttccattttcggaaacccttcaccccgcctccatttctcactttctctctcttctctctcgttcTCTCCCCCGATCGCCCTCCCTCTCTCCGAAAGATCCACACCGGCGATCTGCACCTCCGACCGGACGTGTCCCACACCGCCAGGCTCAAGACCATCGCGCGGCCCACCTCAACTACCCTAGAGCTCGATGCGCCGTGCCTCGCCGCCATGAAGACACCCGAGCCTCGCGTGATCGCCTCCACCGTTTGAACAGCGCCTCCATCGACGCAAGCACACGGCTCTCACCCCTCTCCACCCTCCGACATCGCAGGTGAGCGATTGCGATGCTATTCGAGCCGTGACAAGCCCCCTCGAAGGATCGAGCACCGCCGACGATCCATTCCGCTCCAACGAGGTTCCACCGTACGATCTAGGTAAGATTTGAGGTGATTGATGTTGGTATGTGATTGTGTAATGATTTTGGTTGATTTTGGGTTGGAattgtggagatcggaggaggatttgatgaagggggataccgccgccttaggcggcacGTGAGGTAGCGTGGAGGAGGTGAGGAGCGGCGTGATGCCGCAGGAAGAtagaggagagggagaggaggagaaattgggcggcggtggtgtCATACGCGCCGTTGTTGGTGTCGACGCGTGtgcccacgcgctgccacaatGCGGTCGCcggtgagtggcgcgtgtaacccacgcgccgccacgtgcggcggcgcgtgaacagtaattccgagaagggtaattttgtaatttattgttacgtacggtaaatgtaaaaaggtaaattacatacggtaaatgtaaattttatttacattcggtaaatgtaaatttaaattacttttagtaaaggtaaaaagtaattttggaagggtaatacggtaattattatttattgagACAGTAcatacatttgaatagtatttatacgtacagaaatacgtaaacagtatgtactcgtacaacgatacgtattggatgtgtatttgtacattaatacataaatagtaaatatgtgaatagtaaccgtgaataaaAACAgcgaacagtaacactgaataGTGATAGTGAACaataaattcgtaaaaccgaaaattgctgaacagtatccgattattactgtttcggcatttaaaggtttacgaaatgtttttaaattcttttcttatcttttcaaggtgatcgataaatcaaggaaatgaattatcttcggaaattgtggaattacgctcgagtcgataaggtgagtaaaatctcacatatttacgaatctacccttgcggtgattccaagatttttgcaagagttttaaatattgaaatacgacatgtatacaatatagtggaatatatatatatatatatattgtataaatggtaataagaacatatatatatatatgtagtttgctatattatatactgttatgaattcatctgaaattagtcatttcgatgacgagcatGTGAATTAGTTTGTACATGACTTTAATATgaagtttgttaaacgttttgtcttcggacgtgtttataaattatgacgtatatatgatatagtggagtatatatgtattgtattaatggtaaataaatacatatatatatatatatatatagtttgctatataagatactgttatgattttatcgtgatgatgtcatattgatgacaagattttatcgagcatgtgattttgatttgtacaatatgatgtgagattattgtacgtgatttaacatggagattgtcaaaatgtgatttgtcttcggacctgatgtttggtacaatatgatgtgagattattgtacgtgtttggcaagtcgaaacctagcctttggccgggcgaaagttacgatacagttagagctgtagtctgtctgccgtagtactgcatgtgaggtaacgggtggttatctgctcatgggtactcaaattgttttggatgttgggtagcgggtggctatccaatatcagcggtgtattacgagaggggtaacagatgtgtaccagcgttcttggtacccgtattataaatgcatttgggtaaccagaagggttacttaatttatcatgagcgtttcatttcatatttctctgggacaaccagatgggccgtccattgactcatgagggcatttatatttgttgatttgtgatttttcgtatatcttgatatgcgaattatattttcattttactcatacgagctataagcttaccgggtttgtgtttacaatcccggtgcaccaattcgatggtgtaggggataattccacaggtgttgattagtagagatcgagtgacgactccggtgactcgaagtcgttcgtatcctgcttgtggtgaggtttctagcgtaGATTTgagtgtgagaattggtgtggatttattgtgagttttgtgagagattgtgaggattattacatttccatcttatgtaatgttgaattataaatttaggttgtaataattggttttctaagttgtattgagaactcagtaatgatccgctgtgcattttaaataatttcgatttcattgagattgttttggtattctaacgactttgaaattttgagtttttaaacttgaaattttggggtcgttacaactaTACTCTTTCTGTCTATTGGTTGATATAGTAGCGGCTATTAATTTCAAAAGAACTCCATGCATAATTGATGAGCTACTAAATTGGTGTAAAAATGATGACATTTAATAGTTTCATATAGACAGCAGAATTGAATCACAGGCTGGCCTGTGTGTATCGTTAGGTGTGCAGCTATATGTCGTTCTTCTGGTTATGAAAATTAGTAAAACGCAATTCTAGTAAATATTCTCTTTCTTTGCGTGAGTCATATACTCATATATGCATGCAGCGGGAGCCGAGGCCATTGCTCTAGTATTCATAATTTGGATCGATCCATACTGTTGGCTTTACGAAAAGCCATGCCAATTCCTCAAGCCTATGCAGAAGGTAAAAAGGAGTAGGAGAATTTCTTTATACACCCAATATGTATTCTCACCAAGTCACAACAGATATGACTCGATCACAATCTTTACGGCGAATTACCATCTTCTGGTAATTGCAACGAAACATGTGTGATTACTCCTAATTAGCATTCGCGCACGAACAGTCGAATTAACAAGCGGGAAGAAGTAAGAACGCAAATGCTTcatcataattcataaaaGGCCAAGGTTTAATATATGGAAGCACGTAATCATTTCTCATTAATTAGCATAAGCTAGTGATCATAGGAATGCATAGATGAATGGCAGATTCAAAGCTGAATTATGAGGACAGCCTATTGAATCCTACTAATATAAGGTTTGCAAGCTATTAGTTTTAAATTGAACTGATCGAAAGGTGTCTCATGATTGAATTTGTAATAATTTGGGATATCGTGGCTTAACAGACACTTCAGAAAGGGATCTTGCCAAGTCTCTAGGTCTAGCTAATGTAAGAAACGTCCAAGCCTAGATGATATTATATTTGCTTGATTACTTGATGTAATCGTAAAATAAATTAGCCGCTGGGTCCTTTCTTCCCAAGATACGAGTTAGACAAAGAGTAACATTAACATTCTTGAAGATGAATTTGCAAATAAAGCTGTAGATAGATGCACTTGCAGGCCGGACTGGATTTAGCAATCTTGTGGTGCTACACTGTCAGAATGTGATCGCTGATCTTGAAGGCTCAACTGAATAGTTCTCAATTGGGAATTTCTTATGTCCTAGCACTCCAGTACGCACTTATCTTTATGGGCACAAGTCGTAAGACTCTATATACGCACACAGGCACACTTTCTAAATCAAAATACATATGTATCTCGAAAATGTTTCTTTACCATTTTGGAACTGCTTATCAAGCATACTTCAttttccatttttctttttcctagtTTTGAGACTAACTTGGGCAGCCTTGGACGGtctctgaaaattttgagttcTAATTGGTGATACATGTGTTACAAGATATGAACGATCGCGATAGTGTAAATCTGTGTACTGCATATACACTTTGAACAATCGTTTTTGGATTTTATGGCCTCGTAATGTAGTTGCTACTTGCCACTTCGTGTCGTTCGTAAGTTTATTTTAATAGAACTATGATCGAGTTCCTTCAAAATGATTTACCTAGAAGATACATCATTTATATGTACGTACTATTGTAAGTGACTTAATTTGTGGCATCCAAGAGACCAAGACCAGGTGTACTccgaaaaaaataaaaaaaatcgaacTAGATATGGTTGCCCTAACCAAATGTAACACGATGCATGCAAAGCAAATCTTCATGAAAGTGATGATCAGTTTCATGACTTTCATAAATGGAATAGCTTGTAACAAGCAGGCTTTTATCGACAAGCAAAACGCATGCATCCCCGTGAGATACCCATATATGTGATATATCCAAGTCGATTATGAAGAGCACTCATTAATTTTAGGGTTCCGCACTATAAATTTTCAGTAAAACGGAAATCTAATTTTACTTTGTTCAATTTAGGTCCTTGAGCACATGATTTAAGAACGCAGAGAATCTGTACTATGCAATTGAGCTCCTccattagagagagagagagagagcaaacACACAAAAACAAGAAGATTTGCAAAGAGTCATATGCACGTTAGCGATCCAATCACTGTGACTGAAGCTATTCAGAGGTAGCCATTGATTCGTCTGGTCCACAGCTCCTTCTGAACGGAAATATACCTCCGATCTTTCTTCCAGTCCACCACTCCCTCACTCTACGCGGGAAGCTGTGGAACAACAACAACGAAACACAAATACTAAAAGCACTAAGCACAATCATGACTCCtctcctccctcctcctctcctccctcctcctccaccctaATCATACCACCTTGGTACATAATACCACACGCAAAGCTGTCAATGTCACAAATCAAAATTTCGAGCTCTTAATTATGTGATTAATGGACTGAAGAGTCGCAGTCATGGCAGTTCCACAACCACGACTTTTATCCTTCTCTTGCTTTAGTCTCTCTGGTCATTACTTTTAACTAACTGGGAGCTAGCGAAGCTATCAGCCCTATATACTTTCTTTTCGACTTTCCCTGTTGAAGGTTTCCCTGCAAACATTAATCATGGATTCAAACTCCATTGTGACTGTGAGTTTGAACAATATAACAACCGAAGCCCGACCTAGTTCTTCTGGTTCTGCTCTCATAACTTTCTCTTTAGCTTCCAAGTCTTAATTTTCTTCTGGGCCCATTTTGAGATAGTATGGGTGAAACCAAAGGAGATAACCTCAAGAAGGCGCAGCAGAAGCAACCGCAACCGCAACAAGCGCAGCAGCAGCAAATTTCAGCCTCTCCAAATGACCCCCTTGACGAAGCATCACCGTGTACGGTAGTTGTGACCGGAGCAACTGCACCTTTTAATATTCCGGCTCCATTATACGTTCCGATCAGTGGTGCAACATCTTCTTCGTTACCCTTCGATCAACCACAATTTGAGGCGGTGAATCCCAAAAGACCTAGATACACTAGTACTGGCCAATGGAAGCTTCTACCATCCCCGTCTTCCCAACAAAAACAGACTCCTACCCAAACGCCGTCCCCCAACCAGAAAACCCAGCCCCAATCTCATACTACTACTGGAGGTTCTTCGTCAGATACAGATTCATCCCCACCTCACTCTCCTCGCCCGTCTCTCTCCGCAACCTCAGGCCAAGACACAACCAAAACAGAAGGAGAAGAACATAACCCATCTCTTCACCGCACTCAGTTCCGAAGAGGCAAGTATGTCAGCCCGGTATGGAAGCCCCACGAGATGTTGTGGCTAGCCAAGGCTTGGAGGGCTGTTTATCAAAGCCAAGGCTCCGACGGGTCCGGTTCATCTTCAAGAACTGAACACCACTCTGATATTCCCGGTCAACCCACCAGAGCCAAAACAAGGGCTGATAAGGACAAGGAAGTAGCCGAGTTTCTTCAAAAGAATGGGATCAACCGAGATGCCAAAACTGCCGGTACAAAATGGGATAATATGCTCGGTGAGTTTAGAAAAGTCTACGAGTGGGAAAGAGGAGCTGAGAGAGAACAACTTGGGAACAAGAGCTATTTTAGGCTTTCACCTTACGAGAGGAAGCTTCACAGATTGCCTGCTTCTTTTGATGAAGAGGTATTTGATGAGCTCTCACAGTTCATGGGGTCTAAGATGAGGACTCCTCCTGTTAGCGGAGCCGCTGATAGCACACGGACTCAATCTCTTTATGTCACCACAAGTACTGTTTTGCCGCAACCACCTTCATTCAGAGACGAAGATCTCCCTCTCTCAGGTATATCATCAGACaattagaaaatatatatgttggcACGTAGATTGAACAGGGAATTTActgttgatgatgatcatatACCATATATGTAGGTAGGGCAAGGCAGCTAATGATCATGAGCGCTGGTGGGGAACTACCTTTTAACCCCGGCGGAAGATCGGGAAGTCTGTTAGGGTTTGATCATCTACCTCACTATCATCACCAGGCTTCACTAGACTACGCTGTAGGTGTTTCTTCATCGATTTCCTCGACGAAGGAGCTTCGTCGAATTGGGAAAATTCGAATGACATGGGAAGAATCCGTTAGTTTGTGGGGTGAAGAAGGTGAGCACCACCGTGGGAGAATCAAGATTCAAGGTGGCTCCAGCTTCTTGAATGCGGACGAGCTAGCTTTCTTTGATGATTCTATGGTTGCTTGCACCATGGAAGCTTTCGAAGATGGTCCTCTCAGAGGATTCTCTGTTGACCGATTTGTGTCTGGTCAACAAGTCAAGGTCTTTGGCCGACGAAAACCCGCCACCCCAGGTACTAAAACGACGACGTCCTTCTCTTTGATATAGTCATGTTATGAATTAATTCACTAACGTTCTGACGCTGCACACTTTTAATTAAGGTCTAGACTATAGTTTCACATTCTTGTTTGACATTTAAATCTTGGTTAGTTCAACATCTGACATTGCGTTAATTACTGTCAAGGCTTCTCAGAGAAGACCCGTCCGTTTGCTAAATCCTTTACAAGATGTAAGTCTTTTCAGATATGGAAACTTTAACTAGGGTTTTgttcaaaagaaagaaatagatTGTGACCAGAGTCATTTTATGTTAAGACCAATTATCTCAACCTGGTTCAAATGGTTGCAGCAATGCCTCCATGGGAATTTCAAGATCCAAGTGAATGCTACATTACTAGTCTTCGAGTTCCATCCCAATCGCTTCCAAGCTTATCAGAGCTCTCAAGCTACATACAACAGCCACCGCCTGAAGAACTCCGAATTCCACTCCGGAAAGACGTTTACCGGGACTTGCCACAGGGGAGAGAGGCTTTCTTCACtgcatccaatgattcattaGATTGTAGAGCCATCACGTACGATATTGTCAGCCCCATTATTCGAAGCAACTATGGTCTTAGTACTGCCACTAGTAGAGACTCTTTCATTGGCCTTTGGGATGACTGCATCAATAGGTTCGTGTACAAGTTCTGTTGTGTCAACATGGTTTTCATTCGAAAGGCTACTTCAATATCAATGACTGAAGCTTTGCAAGATCAATGGCCAAGTGTGACGGGGTTCGTGAA
This genomic interval carries:
- the LOC126803825 gene encoding LOW QUALITY PROTEIN: uncharacterized protein LOC126803825 (The sequence of the model RefSeq protein was modified relative to this genomic sequence to represent the inferred CDS: substituted 1 base at 1 genomic stop codon) is translated as MGETKGDNLKKAQQKQPQPQQAQQQQISASPNDPLDEASPCTVVVTGATAPFNIPAPLYVPISGATSSSLPFDQPQFEAVNPKRPRYTSTGQWKLLPSPSSQQKQTPTQTPSPNQKTQPQSHTTTGGSSSDTDSSPPHSPRPSLSATSGQDTTKTEGEEHNPSLHRTQFRRGKYVSPVWKPHEMLWLAKAWRAVYQSQGSDGSGSSSRTEHHSDIPGQPTRAKTRADKDKEVAEFLQKNGINRDAKTAGTKWDNMLGEFRKVYEWERGAEREQLGNKSYFRLSPYERKLHRLPASFDEEVFDELSQFMGSKMRTPPVSGAADSTRTQSLYVTTSTVLPQPPSFRDEDLPLSGRARQLMIMSAGGELPFNPGGRSGSLLGFDHLPHYHHQASLDYAVGVSSSISSTKELRRIGKIRMTWEESVSLWGEEGEHHRGRIKIQGGSSFLNADELAFFDDSMVACTMEAFEDGPLRGFSVDRFVSGQQVKVFGRRKPATPGTKTTTLXPESFYVKTNYLNLVQMVAAMPPWEFQDPSECYITSLRVPSQSLPSLSELSSYIQQPPPEELRIPLRKDVYRDLPQGREAFFTASNDSLDCRAITYDIVSPIIRSNYGLSTATSRDSFIGLWDDCINRFVYKFCCVNMVFIRKATSISMTEALQDQWPSVTGFVKNFCFWRGEETDQVRDGHIHPSKSLVEKLQWTYNDLPYIFGYYSVGDLVTFCALSKGGQDRIIQTNLQTLDLSLPSDRLKALVLCYRVAGLLPLLADRCLNVNSGATCSSNGGSISYKLGPYSDFERVDLRNGNTVEMTPNTVTRFFSNQRKWSAVKEIYDVLDQRIPHAEYIHRSSEKDLALVFRPRGYKFKPRNCAELVEALKFVTKALVALHDLSFMHRSIGWDKVMRGTERDNEWLLCGFDEAAGAPQLNPHQVAAAERGKHAPELERALHGVKVDVWGVGHLVRTCGLAVVPKMLRELQNRCLEQNPELRPTAAECYHHLLQLQSSLSVVTTMM